In the Aeromicrobium fastidiosum genome, ACGATCACGGTGGCGGACGTCGACGGGCTCGCCCGCGCCCTCGGACACCCGTCCTGACGGCCCATTGACGCGACACTTGTTTTTTGCAAGTGTGAGGCGAACCACGTCACCCACTAGATGGAGCCCGTCATGACCCAGATGTTCGTCAACCTGCCCGTGACCGACCTGGAGCGGGCGAAGGCGTTCTACACCGCGCTCGGATTCACGATCAACCCCAAGTTCACCGACCACAACGCGGCCTGCGTCGTCGTCGAGGACGGGCACCACTACCTCATGATCCTGGTGCGGGAGTTCTTCCAGACGTTCACCGACGTGCCGATCGGCGACCCTCGCACCGGCCCCACCGTCGCGGTCGCCTTCTTCCTCGACAGCCGCGAGGAGGTCGACGGCGTGGCCGAGCGTGGCCTTGCGGCCGGTGGCTCGGAGCCCAAGGAGGCCGCCGACTACGGCTTCATGTACCAGCGCCAGCTGCTCGACCCCGACGGCAACTTCCTCGAGCTGGGCTGGATGGACCCGGTCGCTGCTGAGCAGGGCCCCGACGCCCACGTCGGCCAGCAGGACTGAGGTCGGTGGCCGCACGTGAGTACGGCCAGTACTGCGGTGTCACACGCGCTCTCGAGCTGGTGGGGGAGCGGTGGGCGCTGCTGATCGTCCGCGACCTGCTGGTCGGTCCGCGACGCTACGGCGAGCTGGCCGAGGGGCTGCCCCGCATCCCGAGCAACATCCTCGCGGCGCGGCTCAAGGACCTCCAGGCCGCCGGCATCCTGCGCCGTGCGCCTCGCTCCCGGGTCGTGGTCTACGAGCTGACGCCGTACGGTCGTGAGCTCGAGCCGGTCGTGCTGGCGCTCGGGGCGTGGGGCTTCAAGGCCATGGGTGATCCCCGCGAGGGGCAGGTCATCACGTCCGACTCCATGACGATGGCGCTGCGGACGGCGTTCCGTCCGCACGTCGCGGCCGATCTGCCCCCGACCTCGTACCTCGCGCACCTCGGCCCGGCCGAGCTGCTCGTGCGGGTTGACGGTTCCCGGCTCGCCGTCTCGAGCGGCGACGCACCGGCCGACCTGACGTTCGCGGCGGGTCCGGGCATCCGTCGGCTCATCTCGGGCGAGCTCTCGGCCGGCCGCGCGATCGAGACCGGTGAGGTCGAGGTGCTGCACGGCCATCGCGACCTGCTGGCGCGCTTCGCGAGCACCTTCCACCTGGCCGCGTGAGCTGCTGAACGAAGGCCCGCGACTCTCAGGAGATTTTCAGCTGTCCGGGCTTGAGGGCGCCGGAGTTGCGGTCTATAAATATCCGTAGTTGAGCCGAAGGGACTCAACTCTTGAGAAAGGAGATCTGACATGAATGCGATGACCTTTGATCCTTTCGGCGAGCTCGACCGCCTCGCCACCGGGCTGTCCCAGCTGCGCACCGGACCACGTGCCGTGCCGGTCGACCTGGTGAAGGACGGCGACTGCTACGTGCTGAACGCCGACCTGCCCGGCGTCGATCCCGGCTCGATCGACATCGACCTGGACGGCAACCTGCTGACGATCCGGGCCGAGCGGACGGCGACCGCCCACGAGGGTGCCCAGTGGATCGTGCAGGAACGGCGGTCCGGCAGCTACCTGCGTCAGTTCACGCTGGGTGACGGGCTCGACACCGAGCGCATCTCGGCGACGTACGACAACGGCGTGCTGTCGCTCATGATCCCGGTGAGCGAGCGCGCCAAGCCGCGCAAGATCCAGCTGACCGGCGCGGACGAGCAGGCGTCGATCGTGGCGTAGCCGCTGACCGCGGAGAGGGGCCCGACCGGAGCGCGGCTGGGCCCCTCGCCGCCTCGCAGGCAGCGGGTTGCCGCACCGCCGTCGGGGTACGGGTGCTG is a window encoding:
- a CDS encoding VOC family protein, with translation MTQMFVNLPVTDLERAKAFYTALGFTINPKFTDHNAACVVVEDGHHYLMILVREFFQTFTDVPIGDPRTGPTVAVAFFLDSREEVDGVAERGLAAGGSEPKEAADYGFMYQRQLLDPDGNFLELGWMDPVAAEQGPDAHVGQQD
- a CDS encoding winged helix-turn-helix transcriptional regulator codes for the protein MAAREYGQYCGVTRALELVGERWALLIVRDLLVGPRRYGELAEGLPRIPSNILAARLKDLQAAGILRRAPRSRVVVYELTPYGRELEPVVLALGAWGFKAMGDPREGQVITSDSMTMALRTAFRPHVAADLPPTSYLAHLGPAELLVRVDGSRLAVSSGDAPADLTFAAGPGIRRLISGELSAGRAIETGEVEVLHGHRDLLARFASTFHLAA
- a CDS encoding Hsp20/alpha crystallin family protein, whose product is MTFDPFGELDRLATGLSQLRTGPRAVPVDLVKDGDCYVLNADLPGVDPGSIDIDLDGNLLTIRAERTATAHEGAQWIVQERRSGSYLRQFTLGDGLDTERISATYDNGVLSLMIPVSERAKPRKIQLTGADEQASIVA